The proteins below are encoded in one region of Sedimentibacter sp. zth1:
- a CDS encoding M3 family oligoendopeptidase, producing MNKFNQINYIRPNIKELKIDFNYLIKDLKKAKSYDRFKQIYLDSQESVLDFITSYMLSSIRNNIDTTDKFYEDEMKFFNNTLPKTMMLLKKLNKVLINSEYREKLEEDFGSQMFRITEASLSTMKNRVIVNLIKENNLCTEYSKEAAACKTTFEGEECNFYGLLKHMESIDRQERKEAYCAWAGLYQKVSPRLDEIYDKLVRNRSKMAKKLGFKDYTTLAYLQRNRFDYKPEDIKKFRDNIKKYVVPVCEKLIEQQKDRLGIDEIKYYDEKILFTDGNAIPIGDREELVTKAQKMYRELSSETKEFFDFMVNYELFDLETKPNKHLGGYCTALPKYKAPFIFSNFNGTSADIDVLTHEAGHAFEAFTAMRTQKIFNNCYSTSEINEIHSMAMEFFTYPWMKEFFGESVDKYYYSHLVDSIMVIPYIACVDEFQHKIYEIPNMSALKRREIWRELEKEYMPWRDYDGNEFLENGGFWMQKQHIFLYPFYYIDYALAQICVYELYGRMKEDKEKAWNDYYELCKAGGSKGYFELLKLANLKNPFEEETMKEAIKVVTNELNLEEESIKL from the coding sequence ATGAACAAATTTAATCAAATCAATTATATCAGACCTAATATAAAAGAATTGAAAATAGATTTTAATTACTTAATAAAAGATTTAAAAAAAGCAAAATCATATGACAGATTTAAACAAATTTATTTGGATTCACAAGAAAGTGTGTTAGATTTTATAACTTCATATATGCTGTCAAGCATACGTAATAATATTGATACAACGGATAAATTTTATGAAGATGAAATGAAATTTTTCAATAATACATTACCAAAAACAATGATGTTACTTAAAAAGCTAAATAAGGTTTTAATAAATTCTGAATATAGAGAAAAACTTGAAGAAGATTTTGGTAGTCAAATGTTTAGAATTACTGAAGCATCCTTAAGCACTATGAAAAATAGAGTTATTGTGAATTTAATCAAAGAAAACAACCTTTGTACAGAATATTCTAAAGAAGCCGCTGCATGTAAAACTACATTTGAAGGAGAGGAATGTAATTTTTATGGGCTTTTGAAACATATGGAAAGTATAGATAGACAGGAAAGAAAAGAGGCATATTGTGCATGGGCTGGTTTATATCAAAAGGTATCACCTCGTCTTGATGAAATTTATGATAAGCTAGTGCGTAATCGTTCTAAAATGGCTAAAAAATTAGGATTCAAGGATTATACAACACTTGCATATCTTCAAAGAAATAGATTTGATTACAAGCCAGAAGATATTAAAAAGTTTAGAGATAATATTAAAAAATATGTTGTTCCAGTTTGCGAAAAACTGATTGAACAGCAAAAAGATAGATTAGGAATAGATGAAATAAAGTATTATGATGAAAAAATATTATTTACAGATGGAAATGCAATTCCTATAGGGGATAGAGAAGAATTAGTTACCAAGGCTCAAAAAATGTACAGGGAACTTTCCAGTGAAACTAAAGAGTTTTTTGACTTTATGGTAAATTATGAGTTGTTTGACTTAGAGACAAAGCCTAATAAACACCTTGGAGGATATTGTACTGCTTTACCAAAATATAAAGCTCCATTTATATTTTCAAATTTCAATGGAACGAGTGCTGATATAGATGTTCTAACACACGAGGCAGGCCATGCATTTGAAGCATTTACTGCAATGAGAACACAAAAAATATTTAATAACTGTTACTCAACGAGTGAAATAAACGAGATACACTCAATGGCAATGGAATTTTTCACGTATCCATGGATGAAAGAATTCTTTGGTGAAAGTGTTGACAAATATTATTACTCACATCTTGTTGATAGTATAATGGTTATACCTTATATAGCTTGCGTTGATGAATTTCAACATAAGATATATGAAATACCAAATATGAGTGCATTGAAAAGACGTGAAATATGGAGAGAATTAGAAAAAGAGTATATGCCATGGCGTGATTATGATGGAAATGAGTTTTTAGAAAATGGTGGATTTTGGATGCAAAAGCAACACATTTTTCTATATCCGTTCTATTACATTGATTATGCGCTTGCACAAATTTGTGTTTATGAATTATACGGTCGTATGAAGGAAGACAAGGAAAAAGCTTGGAATGATTATTATGAATTATGCAAAGCTGGAGGAAGCAAGGGATATTTTGAACTACTAAAACTTGCTAATTTGAAAAATCCTTTTGAAGAAGAAACAATGAAAGAAGCTATAAAGGTAGTTACTAATGAATTAAACTTAGAGGAAGAATCAATTAAATTATAA
- a CDS encoding serine/threonine-protein kinase, which produces MIIEDNYFNDTYKIISLLGSGGSGTVYKAYHTRLEKYVVIKEIKNNVNNKFNDRAEVDILKNLRHMYLPQVYDFIKKKNKFYTVMDFIEGKSFCEELKCRKRFPQKKVIKWGIQLCEALDYLHSMQIPIIHSDIKPANIMLTNDDNICLIDFNVSLLFSNAANIVGYTMGYSPPEQRSMFNVCNRLEIKRNLNIDNNKSEHTELLESINYQENQEDTNVCDNNNTVTKTLVFKNVNTICSDFEQLNCGRVTYKNYDKSTRIDNRSDIYSLGITLYKLLTGEMPKFNKSNDCVFDIFNINICKDLKKIIIKAVKYDADERYQNVNELKRDLDKLVYKKM; this is translated from the coding sequence ATGATAATTGAAGATAACTATTTTAATGACACATATAAAATAATTAGCTTGCTTGGTTCGGGTGGAAGTGGCACGGTATATAAAGCATATCATACTAGATTAGAAAAATATGTAGTAATTAAAGAAATAAAGAATAATGTAAATAATAAATTTAATGATCGTGCAGAGGTTGATATACTTAAAAACTTAAGGCATATGTACTTACCACAGGTTTACGATTTTATTAAAAAAAAAAATAAATTTTACACAGTAATGGATTTTATAGAAGGAAAAAGCTTTTGTGAAGAATTGAAATGTAGGAAGAGATTTCCACAAAAAAAAGTAATAAAGTGGGGAATACAGTTATGTGAGGCATTGGACTATTTACACAGTATGCAAATTCCAATTATTCATAGTGATATAAAACCAGCAAATATTATGTTAACTAATGACGATAATATTTGCTTGATAGATTTTAACGTTTCGCTTTTATTTAGCAATGCAGCAAATATTGTAGGGTATACAATGGGATATTCTCCACCAGAACAACGCTCAATGTTTAATGTTTGCAATAGATTAGAAATCAAAAGAAATCTAAATATTGATAATAATAAAAGTGAGCATACAGAATTGCTTGAAAGTATCAATTATCAAGAAAACCAAGAGGATACTAATGTTTGCGATAATAATAATACGGTGACTAAAACACTAGTATTTAAAAATGTAAATACAATTTGCAGTGATTTCGAGCAGCTTAATTGTGGCAGAGTTACATATAAAAATTACGATAAGAGTACCAGAATAGATAATAGGTCAGATATTTATAGCTTAGGGATTACGTTATATAAATTATTAACTGGTGAAATGCCTAAGTTTAATAAAAGCAATGATTGTGTATTTGATATTTTTAATATTAATATTTGTAAAGACTTAAAAAAAATAATTATTAAGGCAGTTAAATACGATGCAGATGAAAGATATCAAAATGTTAACGAATTAAAAAGAGACCTTGATAAATTAGTATATAAAAAAATGTAG
- a CDS encoding PP2C family serine/threonine-protein phosphatase yields MKNLYLNYTKLEIRGVTMDFIISFNSDKGTVKSTNEDSLCIKQINIDDKHIVLCVICDGMGGLECGEKASKIAVEIFSKWFDDNLDFIKNAFTDNQIINELRCLINRINKCIYTYGQENNVKLGTTLSSILIKDNKYYLSHIGDSRVYKISDKILQLTVDHNLAASNINNSKNIKKYSNILLQCLGQTKEIEPMFLVGQNKLHDVFLLCTDGLIHKFSDYNLYKVFNYKRLKNESEIQKQIMKSINLVKKRKENDNITVCVISCI; encoded by the coding sequence ATGAAGAATTTATATTTAAATTATACTAAATTAGAAATTAGAGGAGTTACTATGGATTTTATAATTTCATTTAATTCAGACAAAGGAACTGTGAAAAGCACAAATGAGGATTCATTATGCATTAAACAAATAAATATAGATGACAAACACATAGTGTTATGTGTTATTTGTGATGGTATGGGTGGCTTGGAATGTGGAGAAAAAGCAAGCAAAATTGCTGTTGAGATATTTTCTAAGTGGTTTGATGACAATCTTGATTTTATAAAAAACGCTTTTACAGATAACCAAATCATAAATGAATTAAGGTGTTTAATAAACAGAATAAATAAATGCATTTATACATATGGACAAGAAAATAATGTAAAACTAGGTACAACATTATCATCTATATTAATTAAAGACAATAAATATTATTTATCTCATATTGGAGATAGCAGAGTGTATAAAATTTCGGATAAAATCCTACAACTTACAGTCGATCATAATTTAGCAGCCTCAAACATCAATAATTCAAAAAATATAAAAAAATATAGCAATATACTTTTACAATGTCTAGGACAGACTAAGGAAATTGAGCCGATGTTTTTAGTTGGACAAAATAAACTACATGATGTATTTTTATTATGTACTGACGGACTTATACACAAATTTAGTGATTACAATTTATATAAAGTATTTAATTATAAAAGGTTAAAAAATGAGAGCGAAATTCAAAAACAAATAATGAAATCTATTAATTTAGTGAAAAAAAGAAAAGAAAATGATAATATCACAGTTTGTGTTATAAGCTGCATATAA
- a CDS encoding DUF6382 domain-containing protein, producing the protein MEKYNFALESNSSYINLAYEIQPDDRIDNVEHMMLTSNKIFGLLDVTYSSIDEKSFYKYNVSSKISLSRFLESEINKKKALKILKSLINTLVEIEDYLISSNHLIWDKNYIYIDVSSLDLSFICLPIEGENKKIDLKYFIKELLFNAKLELNENTTYISKILNLLNSESVLILKDLSKFIKGLDDEINEENNVINLENENLNKSEIIHDVIVTDSKSKIIKARKSLDKKLSFAIPAPEFNKKSNKKINKVDKKAKKYPNILSINVIKNKINNNINLLKSQKSKAFKKVKEIEVQKIDENSLESFSEDTIFLDSLNSGINSTPYIIRMSNDEKIYISKDLFKLGKEVNYVDYVIKNNSTISRTHADIIKIENDYYIQDNNSKNHTYVGNRQVTNEEKIKLKHNMTFTLSNEEFIFKLY; encoded by the coding sequence GTGGAAAAATATAATTTTGCGTTGGAAAGCAATAGTAGTTATATTAATTTAGCATATGAAATACAGCCTGATGATAGAATTGATAATGTCGAACACATGATGCTTACGTCAAATAAGATATTTGGACTACTTGACGTTACATATTCAAGCATAGATGAAAAAAGCTTTTATAAATATAATGTTAGTTCAAAAATATCACTATCAAGATTTTTAGAGAGCGAGATCAATAAAAAAAAGGCACTTAAAATTCTGAAAAGCCTTATAAATACTTTGGTAGAAATAGAAGATTATTTAATTTCAAGTAATCATTTGATATGGGACAAGAACTATATTTATATAGATGTCTCAAGTTTAGATTTATCATTTATTTGCTTACCTATCGAGGGAGAAAATAAAAAAATCGATTTAAAATATTTTATAAAAGAATTGTTATTTAATGCAAAGCTTGAGCTAAATGAGAATACTACTTATATATCTAAAATCTTAAATTTATTGAACTCGGAAAGTGTGCTTATATTAAAGGATTTGTCAAAATTTATTAAAGGATTAGATGATGAAATAAATGAGGAAAATAATGTAATTAACTTAGAAAATGAAAATTTAAATAAAAGCGAAATAATTCATGATGTAATTGTTACAGATTCTAAGAGTAAAATTATAAAAGCAAGAAAATCTTTAGACAAAAAGCTTAGTTTTGCAATACCTGCACCAGAGTTCAATAAAAAAAGTAATAAAAAAATAAATAAAGTTGATAAAAAAGCAAAAAAATATCCTAATATTTTAAGTATAAATGTTATAAAGAACAAGATTAACAATAATATAAATCTTTTGAAAAGCCAGAAAAGTAAAGCATTTAAAAAAGTTAAAGAGATAGAAGTTCAAAAAATTGATGAAAATTCACTTGAATCTTTTTCAGAGGATACAATATTTTTGGATTCGTTAAATAGTGGGATAAACAGTACACCATACATTATTAGAATGTCCAACGATGAGAAAATATATATAAGCAAAGATTTATTTAAGCTAGGTAAAGAGGTAAACTATGTAGATTATGTTATAAAGAATAATAGTACTATTAGTAGAACTCACGCAGATATAATAAAAATTGAGAATGATTATTATATACAGGATAATAATTCTAAAAATCATACCTACGTGGGAAATAGGCAGGTTACAAACGAAGAAAAAATTAAACTAAAGCATAATATGACTTTTACATTGTCCAATGAAGAATTTATATTTAAATTATACTAA
- a CDS encoding WG repeat-containing protein, whose amino-acid sequence MKRVVLIIFILMIIFSWGFVIESGEKNHDKYNLLLENAQNYMEKEIYIEALNCYKEALKLSPNDYNIKLNILNVYKSASMYNSFEQYCQQLMNENSTDELIVMLGDYYVDCNKHDRAIEWYKENLNNAVDKDVIHNKLQSLRGKYDLGYDYYTYISDFKNGCAVFKKGEKYGILNINGCVVLKAKFEFINIFDNDKKLRLAPVKLEGEYYYVDKNGFKRLAPDNTYEYLGTFSKEGYALVKAKGKYGFVDRKFNEMHEFYDYATSFNDGVAVVKMDDKYKIINTKFEDVTDNTYDGVKVSNINYASRCELLFLNKNGKYLLVDCYGKEITEPIYDDVDFFVNSLEYAAVKINGLWGFIDKNGKTVINPTYQNAHSFSCGLAPVQIDKLWGYIDKNESVIIEPQFNGAKSFNKNGVGAVLKSSWRTITLKYFEK is encoded by the coding sequence ATGAAGAGGGTTGTGCTAATAATTTTTATACTAATGATAATATTTTCATGGGGTTTTGTAATTGAAAGTGGAGAAAAAAATCATGATAAATATAATTTGCTACTTGAAAATGCACAAAATTATATGGAAAAGGAAATATATATTGAAGCATTAAATTGTTATAAAGAAGCATTAAAGCTTTCACCTAATGACTATAATATTAAATTAAATATATTAAATGTGTATAAAAGTGCATCAATGTATAACTCTTTTGAACAGTATTGTCAACAGCTAATGAATGAAAATTCTACCGATGAGTTGATTGTTATGCTTGGAGATTATTATGTTGACTGCAATAAGCATGATAGGGCAATTGAGTGGTATAAAGAAAATTTGAACAATGCAGTAGACAAGGATGTTATACATAATAAATTGCAGTCGCTTAGAGGGAAGTATGATTTAGGTTATGATTATTATACTTATATTTCTGATTTTAAGAATGGATGCGCAGTATTTAAGAAGGGTGAAAAATATGGGATATTAAATATAAATGGTTGTGTAGTATTAAAGGCAAAATTTGAGTTTATCAATATTTTTGACAATGATAAAAAGTTAAGGCTTGCACCAGTAAAACTTGAAGGTGAGTATTACTATGTAGATAAAAATGGATTTAAACGGCTTGCTCCTGACAATACATATGAATATTTAGGTACTTTTTCAAAAGAAGGATACGCTTTAGTTAAAGCAAAAGGTAAATATGGGTTTGTTGATAGAAAATTCAATGAAATGCACGAGTTTTATGATTATGCAACTTCATTCAATGACGGAGTTGCAGTAGTAAAAATGGATGATAAATATAAAATTATAAACACTAAATTTGAGGATGTAACAGATAATACATATGACGGAGTTAAGGTTAGCAATATAAATTATGCGTCAAGGTGTGAACTGTTGTTTTTAAATAAAAATGGCAAATACCTGCTAGTAGACTGTTATGGAAAAGAAATAACGGAACCTATATACGATGATGTAGATTTTTTTGTTAATAGTTTAGAATATGCAGCAGTTAAAATAAATGGGTTGTGGGGATTTATTGATAAAAATGGCAAAACAGTTATAAATCCAACATATCAAAATGCACATTCTTTTTCTTGTGGACTTGCACCAGTACAAATAGATAAGCTTTGGGGATATATAGATAAAAATGAAAGTGTTATTATAGAGCCACAATTTAATGGTGCAAAATCATTTAATAAAAATGGTGTTGGTGCTGTATTAAAATCTAGTTGGAGAACAATAACACTTAAATATTTTGAAAAATAG
- a CDS encoding prepilin peptidase: MKYFICTIFNVLSFFLMKHVGYGYITICKYLFLLNMLIITAFHDYKTKIIPNKYVLIMLVARCGFLVIECLLNTEVYKSILLLSFLGLLVGSGCFLLAYALMRGSVGMGDIKLIGVVGFYVGIRKIFSCMLLSLIISSIVLIVMIIMKKIKSKDSVPFAPFIAVGTYITLIFNL, from the coding sequence ATGAAATACTTTATATGTACAATATTTAATGTTTTAAGTTTTTTTCTTATGAAGCATGTTGGTTATGGATACATCACAATTTGTAAATATTTGTTTTTACTAAACATGCTGATAATAACAGCTTTTCATGATTATAAAACAAAAATTATCCCAAATAAATACGTTTTGATAATGTTGGTAGCTAGGTGCGGATTTTTAGTGATTGAATGCTTGCTAAACACAGAGGTGTATAAATCTATTTTACTGTTATCTTTTTTAGGTCTTTTAGTAGGTAGTGGTTGTTTTTTATTAGCATATGCACTTATGAGAGGTTCTGTTGGAATGGGTGATATAAAGCTTATTGGTGTAGTTGGTTTTTATGTTGGGATTAGAAAAATATTTAGTTGTATGTTGCTATCTCTAATAATATCATCCATTGTATTAATAGTTATGATTATTATGAAAAAAATCAAGTCTAAAGATTCAGTGCCATTTGCACCATTTATTGCAGTTGGAACATATATAACATTGATATTTAATTTATAG
- a CDS encoding TadE family protein produces MIKNRNKGSLTVEASIVLVIFIFGFISVLSLCKFAMTQIIIQHSINQVAREMSQYSYITNKLGFNRDVTEKNQVINNTDELISEAVKFITVIQDEEKNVSQIDLSYEDEKLDSFDNAIGVFEKYEDAAKTIKKSYENIDASALSMIGQAEEYFKDPNAVLRGFLLVAKNEIADYAISKFIASPMSKLMVEKYIETESLSADKRLKKLGVINGVDGLNFDLSTLFCDGKTINITVIYSMKLDIPLFPKKDFVYKLNASTLGWQSNLGENELIVNDNKDSGKSFINIWDYGGERTTNEFINIIKNERSLATVRIPVGLDFYDNNKSIYTYVHSMNTEMKSYCENGELKLNTIKNKAKHYCNKALEDIKKIDSVVMTDGIKYPSSSKNIKCKVIIVIQKSALVKSEDIQKIVEQIKKELKADSLDIEFYYSDGIVEVNN; encoded by the coding sequence ATGATTAAAAATCGAAATAAAGGTTCATTAACGGTAGAAGCTTCTATTGTATTGGTTATTTTTATATTTGGATTTATTTCAGTATTATCTTTATGCAAATTTGCTATGACTCAAATTATTATACAGCATTCTATAAACCAAGTAGCGCGTGAAATGTCGCAATACAGCTATATAACAAATAAGCTTGGTTTCAATAGAGATGTAACTGAAAAAAACCAAGTTATAAACAACACAGATGAATTAATTAGTGAGGCAGTAAAATTTATCACTGTAATTCAAGATGAAGAAAAAAATGTTAGTCAAATAGATTTGTCCTATGAAGATGAAAAGTTAGATTCATTTGATAATGCTATTGGTGTATTTGAAAAATATGAAGATGCAGCTAAAACTATCAAAAAATCTTATGAAAATATTGATGCATCTGCATTATCAATGATAGGACAGGCTGAGGAATATTTTAAAGATCCTAATGCTGTGCTAAGAGGCTTTTTGTTAGTAGCAAAAAATGAGATAGCGGATTATGCTATATCAAAATTTATAGCTTCTCCGATGAGTAAACTAATGGTTGAAAAATATATCGAAACAGAATCTTTGTCTGCTGATAAACGCTTAAAAAAATTAGGTGTAATAAATGGAGTAGATGGACTTAACTTTGATTTATCAACTTTGTTTTGCGATGGTAAAACAATAAATATAACTGTAATATACAGCATGAAATTGGATATACCACTATTCCCTAAAAAAGATTTTGTATATAAGCTTAATGCATCAACTCTTGGATGGCAATCGAATCTTGGTGAAAATGAATTAATTGTAAATGATAATAAAGATTCTGGTAAAAGCTTTATAAATATTTGGGATTATGGTGGAGAAAGAACTACAAATGAATTTATAAATATAATTAAAAATGAAAGGTCACTAGCTACAGTTAGAATACCAGTAGGTTTAGATTTTTATGATAACAATAAAAGCATATATACATACGTTCATTCAATGAATACTGAAATGAAATCGTATTGCGAAAATGGTGAGTTAAAGCTTAATACGATAAAAAATAAGGCTAAACATTATTGCAACAAAGCGCTAGAAGATATAAAAAAGATAGATTCCGTAGTAATGACAGATGGAATTAAATATCCATCAAGCAGTAAAAATATTAAATGCAAGGTTATTATAGTAATACAAAAGTCAGCGTTGGTTAAATCAGAAGATATACAAAAAATTGTTGAACAAATTAAAAAAGAATTAAAGGCTGATAGCCTTGATATAGAATTTTATTATAGTGATGGTATTGTTGAGGTGAATAATTGA